Proteins encoded within one genomic window of Chlorobaculum sp. MV4-Y:
- a CDS encoding sugar phosphate nucleotidyltransferase, with amino-acid sequence MKAIIPVAGVGSRLRPHTFSQPKVLLNVAGKPIIGHIMDKLIESGIDEAVIIVGYLGGKIEEYLTSHYSIKLTFVTQADQLGLAHAVHMCRPHVIDEEPLFIILGDTIFDVDLKPVLGSCISTLGVKEVEDPRRFGVVVTEGDKIVRLVEKPEQPVSNLAIVGLYFVHRAGTLFNSIDYIIANDIRTKGEFQLTDALQHMIDLGEPFSTFPVQGWYDCGKPETLLSTNEVLLQRDTRQKSLPGCIINPPVFIADSASVTNSIIGPNATIAEHVVVRDSIIMNSIIGRKSQVSDIMLDRSIVGNNAIVSAMGHELNIGDYSEIRMG; translated from the coding sequence ATGAAAGCCATCATTCCCGTTGCCGGCGTCGGAAGCCGTCTTCGTCCGCATACCTTTTCCCAACCGAAAGTGTTGCTCAATGTAGCCGGCAAGCCGATCATCGGTCATATCATGGACAAACTCATCGAATCGGGCATTGATGAGGCCGTGATCATCGTTGGTTATCTGGGGGGAAAAATCGAGGAGTACCTCACTTCACACTATTCAATCAAACTGACCTTTGTCACCCAGGCCGACCAGCTCGGGCTCGCCCATGCAGTCCATATGTGCAGACCGCATGTGATCGATGAAGAGCCACTCTTCATCATCCTCGGAGACACCATTTTCGATGTCGATCTGAAGCCGGTACTCGGAAGCTGCATTTCGACGCTCGGAGTCAAAGAGGTTGAAGATCCGAGGCGCTTCGGGGTGGTGGTCACCGAGGGCGACAAGATCGTAAGGCTCGTGGAAAAGCCGGAGCAACCGGTGAGCAATCTGGCAATCGTCGGCCTCTATTTTGTGCACAGGGCAGGCACGCTTTTCAACAGCATTGATTACATCATAGCCAACGACATCCGCACCAAAGGCGAATTCCAGCTTACCGACGCCCTGCAGCACATGATCGATCTCGGCGAACCCTTTTCAACCTTCCCGGTGCAGGGATGGTACGATTGCGGCAAACCTGAAACGCTGCTCTCAACGAACGAAGTTCTCTTACAGAGGGATACCCGGCAAAAATCACTCCCCGGCTGCATCATCAATCCGCCGGTCTTCATTGCCGACAGCGCCAGCGTCACAAACTCCATCATCGGCCCAAACGCCACAATCGCCGAACATGTCGTCGTCAGGGACTCCATCATCATGAACTCCATCATCGGACGCAAGTCGCAGGTTAGCGACATCATGCTTGACCGTTCGATCGTCGGCAACAATGCCATTGTATCGGCGATGGGACACGAGCTGAACATCGGCGATTATTCGGAAATCAGAATGGGATGA
- a CDS encoding HNH endonuclease has product MLLQKSKVLVLNASYEPLSICDARNAVLLLFCGKAMMVASHPEHRIRTVTENFPLPSIVRLMVYVRIDYRGAVLNRKNLFRRDGFRCQYCGCKSDSLTVDHVIPKSRGGEDTWENLITACKPCNTKKGNRTPSEAGMAMLNKPVRPSHITLMRQHYLSISDEWKPYLFMS; this is encoded by the coding sequence ATGCTTCTGCAAAAATCCAAAGTTCTGGTACTCAACGCGAGTTACGAACCGCTGAGCATCTGCGATGCTCGCAATGCCGTGCTGCTGCTCTTTTGCGGCAAGGCGATGATGGTCGCCAGCCATCCGGAGCACCGTATCCGCACGGTGACGGAGAACTTTCCGCTGCCGAGCATCGTCAGGCTGATGGTTTACGTGCGAATCGATTACCGGGGCGCTGTGCTGAACCGTAAAAACCTTTTCAGGCGGGACGGGTTCAGGTGCCAGTATTGCGGCTGCAAGAGTGACTCGCTGACGGTCGATCACGTCATTCCGAAATCACGCGGCGGCGAAGACACCTGGGAGAACCTCATCACCGCCTGCAAGCCCTGCAATACGAAAAAGGGAAACCGCACTCCATCAGAAGCGGGTATGGCCATGCTGAACAAGCCGGTCAGGCCGAGCCATATCACGCTGATGCGTCAGCACTATCTGTCGATCTCCGATGAGTGGAAGCCTTACCTTTTCATGAGCTGA
- a CDS encoding metallophosphoesterase family protein — MSIGSLFRKTSTVFALFVLLQLPTAAWAKAWKFGVMGDTQWTAADPSGQNPHTVPVSIIQQVNRQFIDAGVKFVIEVGDLSDDGRDISEEQRVAAAQPLIDAGIGFFAFRGNHEAKSSESGYGAPGFRKRYPQTRGGGFRKGNGDFFTVGSNFSSPVIVSRDLDGLSYSFDCGEGEERARFVIIDNWPLPNRLVANSTHSPSGYTIADQQPWISARLDRRKRKAPHAFVLSHQPLIGESHQDTVFSGFANEHPEWQNRFFESLQRNGVQLFICGHDHIHQRSLITSPDGKSKVEQLIAQSNSSKFYTPKSLDDPNWFGQKNREISISQEHQTVGYYIFTINGPSVTVDYWADDQGHWQSDANYPQGVGRPDTGVTPQFRFVKKESWSYSLNGRRFLIPQGAGYSVVRNRFNGCEAWILDGVNTSASRDASLDTGGKGRALTKVVNTGWIAAKPSRHSGNNPASAVFQLSGLGELGSDHADKYVLSMSYDPAKVRQKTIAGGGFGLVTQDTAGRWLNAVDANIGGSATFIDGPWKRGYALGSYGVDRKHHRAWAVLNHEGAFAVANFSAH; from the coding sequence ATGAGCATTGGTAGCTTGTTCAGGAAAACCAGCACCGTTTTTGCGCTGTTCGTGCTGCTCCAGCTCCCGACAGCGGCATGGGCCAAAGCGTGGAAGTTCGGGGTGATGGGGGATACGCAGTGGACAGCGGCCGATCCTTCGGGGCAGAATCCGCACACCGTGCCGGTTTCGATCATCCAGCAGGTGAACCGGCAGTTCATCGATGCTGGCGTGAAGTTTGTCATCGAGGTCGGCGATCTGAGCGACGACGGCAGGGATATTTCCGAGGAGCAGCGGGTCGCGGCTGCTCAACCGCTGATCGATGCAGGCATCGGGTTTTTTGCTTTCCGGGGCAATCATGAGGCAAAAAGCTCAGAGAGCGGATACGGAGCGCCTGGTTTCCGGAAGCGCTATCCTCAGACTCGCGGCGGCGGTTTCAGAAAAGGGAATGGCGACTTCTTTACCGTCGGCTCCAATTTCAGCAGCCCTGTTATAGTCAGCCGCGATCTCGACGGGCTGAGCTACTCGTTCGATTGCGGCGAGGGCGAGGAGAGGGCGCGTTTCGTCATCATCGACAACTGGCCGTTACCGAATCGACTGGTCGCCAATTCGACGCACTCCCCCTCCGGCTACACCATCGCTGACCAGCAGCCGTGGATCAGCGCCCGGCTCGACAGGCGTAAGCGGAAAGCGCCGCACGCTTTCGTGCTGTCGCACCAGCCGCTGATTGGCGAGAGCCACCAGGATACGGTTTTTAGCGGCTTCGCCAATGAGCATCCGGAATGGCAGAACCGGTTTTTCGAGAGTTTGCAACGCAACGGTGTCCAGCTTTTCATCTGCGGCCATGACCACATCCACCAGCGCTCGCTCATTACAAGTCCCGACGGCAAATCGAAGGTCGAACAACTCATCGCGCAATCGAACAGCAGCAAGTTCTACACGCCGAAATCCCTTGACGACCCCAACTGGTTCGGTCAGAAAAACCGCGAGATTTCGATTTCGCAGGAGCACCAGACGGTCGGCTACTACATATTTACCATCAATGGTCCGAGCGTGACGGTCGATTACTGGGCCGACGACCAAGGTCACTGGCAATCCGACGCCAACTATCCGCAAGGCGTTGGCCGTCCGGACACCGGCGTGACGCCGCAGTTCCGTTTTGTCAAAAAGGAGAGCTGGAGCTACAGTCTTAACGGCAGGCGATTCCTTATCCCGCAGGGGGCGGGCTACTCGGTGGTGCGGAATCGGTTCAACGGTTGCGAAGCGTGGATTCTCGATGGTGTCAACACAAGCGCGTCGAGAGATGCCAGCCTAGACACCGGCGGCAAGGGGCGAGCGCTGACCAAGGTGGTCAACACCGGCTGGATTGCTGCCAAACCGTCCAGGCATAGTGGCAACAATCCGGCAAGCGCTGTTTTTCAACTTAGCGGACTTGGCGAGTTGGGCAGCGATCACGCCGATAAGTATGTACTGTCGATGAGCTATGACCCGGCAAAGGTTCGTCAAAAAACCATTGCCGGCGGCGGGTTCGGTCTTGTGACGCAAGACACTGCCGGGCGGTGGCTCAACGCGGTCGATGCCAATATCGGCGGTTCCGCAACCTTCATCGACGGACCGTGGAAGCGGGGTTACGCACTCGGTTCGTACGGTGTCGACCGCAAGCATCACCGTGCCTGGGCGGTACTGAACCACGAGGGTGCTTTTGCCGTTGCGAATTTTTCTGCACATTGA
- the metK gene encoding methionine adenosyltransferase, which yields MSHSRYYFTSESVSEGHPDKVADQISDAVLDEFIKQDPNSRVACETFVTTGQVIVGGEVTTKGIVDVQTIARKVITDIGYTKGEYMFEANSCGILSALHSQSPDINRGVDRKEEIQDEFDRVGAGDQGMMFGYACTETPELMPAAIQYAQELVRKLAEIRKEGKIMTYLRPDAKSQVTLEYDGNDNVLRVDAVVVSTQHDPEPAGMSEAEFQAVIKNDIIENVIKKVIPAELIDENTKFHINPTGRFEIGGPHGDTGLTGRKIIVDTYGGAAPHGGGAFSGKDPSKVDRSAAYAARHVAKNIVAAGLADKCTVQVSYAIGVARPVSIYINTHGTSKHGLSDAEIQEKAEAIFDLRPLAIIRRFNLDRPHGWCYRDTAAYGHFGREQFPWEKTEKVAELKAALGL from the coding sequence ATGTCACATTCAAGGTATTACTTTACCTCGGAATCAGTTTCAGAAGGCCATCCGGACAAGGTAGCCGATCAGATCTCCGACGCCGTGCTGGATGAGTTCATCAAGCAAGACCCCAACTCCCGCGTTGCCTGCGAAACCTTCGTCACCACCGGCCAGGTGATCGTCGGCGGCGAAGTGACCACCAAAGGCATCGTCGATGTCCAGACCATCGCCCGCAAGGTTATCACCGACATCGGTTACACCAAGGGTGAATACATGTTTGAAGCCAACTCTTGCGGCATCCTCTCGGCCCTGCACTCGCAGTCGCCCGACATCAACCGCGGCGTTGACCGCAAGGAAGAGATCCAGGACGAGTTCGACCGCGTTGGCGCTGGCGACCAGGGTATGATGTTCGGCTATGCCTGCACCGAAACCCCCGAGCTGATGCCTGCCGCCATCCAGTACGCGCAGGAGCTGGTCAGAAAGCTTGCCGAAATCCGCAAGGAGGGCAAAATCATGACCTACCTCCGCCCCGACGCCAAGAGCCAGGTGACGCTCGAATACGACGGAAACGACAACGTGCTCCGCGTTGACGCCGTGGTCGTCTCGACGCAGCACGATCCCGAACCGGCAGGCATGAGCGAAGCCGAGTTCCAGGCCGTCATCAAGAACGACATCATCGAAAACGTCATCAAGAAGGTGATCCCTGCCGAGCTGATCGACGAGAACACCAAGTTCCACATCAACCCGACCGGCCGCTTTGAAATCGGCGGTCCTCACGGCGACACCGGTCTGACCGGCCGCAAGATCATCGTTGACACCTATGGCGGCGCGGCTCCGCACGGCGGTGGCGCATTCAGCGGCAAAGACCCGTCGAAGGTTGACCGCAGCGCGGCTTACGCAGCCCGCCACGTGGCCAAGAACATCGTTGCCGCAGGTCTGGCCGACAAGTGCACCGTGCAGGTCTCCTACGCCATCGGCGTGGCCCGTCCGGTCTCGATCTACATCAACACCCACGGCACCAGCAAGCACGGCCTCTCCGACGCAGAGATCCAGGAGAAAGCTGAGGCAATCTTCGATCTCCGCCCGCTGGCCATCATCCGCCGCTTCAACCTCGACCGTCCGCACGGCTGGTGCTACCGCGATACGGCAGCCTACGGCCACTTCGGTCGCGAACAGTTTCCGTGGGAAAAGACCGAAAAGGTCGCTGAGCTGAAAGCCGCTCTGGGCCTCTGA
- the ahcY gene encoding adenosylhomocysteinase, with translation MTTEAAVLDYKVADISLAEWGRKEIEIAEKEMPGLMATRKKYQGQKPLAGARIAGSLHMTIQTAVLIETLVELGADVRWASCNIFSTQDHAAAAIAAAGVPVFAWKGETLDEYWWCTRQILEFEGGLGPNLIVDDGGDATLMIHLGYKIENDPSMLDKTPGNAEEKALFTQLKEVFAEDNQRWHKVAAGMKGVSEETTTGVHRLYQMMEKGELLFPAINVNDSVTKSKFDNLYGCRESLADGIKRATDVMIAGKVVVVLGYGDVGKGCAHSMRTYGARVIVTEIDPICALQAAMEGFEVTTMEEAVKEGNIFVTTTGNKDVITLDHIKQMRDEAIVCNIGHFDNEIQVDALNNFKGATRINIKPQVDKYVFENGNCIYLLAEGRLVNLGCATGHPSFVMSNSFTNQTLAQIELWQNDYKVDVYRLPKKLDEEVARLHLEQIGVKLTTLTKEQADYISVPVEGPYKPEHYRY, from the coding sequence ATGACAACAGAAGCAGCAGTGCTCGACTACAAGGTGGCCGATATTTCGCTTGCCGAATGGGGCCGCAAAGAGATCGAAATCGCTGAAAAAGAGATGCCGGGCCTGATGGCTACGCGCAAGAAATACCAAGGCCAGAAACCGCTCGCGGGTGCCCGCATTGCCGGGTCCCTGCACATGACCATCCAGACCGCCGTCCTGATCGAGACGCTCGTCGAACTCGGCGCGGACGTGCGCTGGGCGAGCTGCAACATCTTCTCGACGCAGGATCACGCCGCAGCAGCCATCGCAGCAGCCGGTGTTCCGGTGTTCGCCTGGAAGGGTGAGACCCTCGACGAGTACTGGTGGTGCACCCGCCAGATTCTCGAGTTCGAAGGCGGCCTCGGCCCGAACCTCATCGTCGATGACGGCGGCGACGCAACCCTGATGATCCACCTCGGCTACAAGATCGAGAACGATCCGTCGATGCTCGACAAAACCCCGGGCAACGCCGAAGAGAAAGCGCTCTTCACCCAGCTTAAAGAGGTCTTCGCTGAAGACAACCAGCGCTGGCACAAGGTTGCCGCCGGCATGAAGGGCGTCTCCGAGGAGACCACCACCGGCGTGCATCGCCTGTACCAGATGATGGAGAAGGGCGAGCTGCTCTTCCCAGCCATCAACGTCAACGACTCGGTCACCAAGTCGAAGTTCGACAACCTCTACGGCTGCCGCGAATCGCTCGCCGACGGCATCAAGCGCGCCACGGACGTCATGATCGCTGGTAAAGTGGTCGTCGTGCTCGGCTACGGCGACGTGGGCAAAGGCTGCGCCCACTCGATGCGCACCTATGGCGCTCGCGTGATCGTCACCGAGATTGACCCGATCTGCGCACTGCAGGCTGCCATGGAGGGCTTTGAAGTCACCACGATGGAAGAGGCTGTCAAAGAGGGCAACATCTTCGTCACCACCACCGGCAACAAGGATGTCATCACCCTCGACCACATCAAGCAGATGAGAGACGAGGCAATTGTCTGCAACATCGGCCACTTCGACAACGAGATTCAGGTCGATGCGCTCAACAACTTCAAGGGCGCAACCAGGATCAACATCAAGCCGCAGGTTGACAAGTACGTTTTTGAAAACGGTAACTGCATCTACCTGCTCGCCGAAGGCCGCCTGGTGAACCTCGGCTGCGCCACCGGCCATCCGTCGTTCGTGATGAGCAACTCCTTCACCAACCAGACGCTCGCCCAGATCGAACTCTGGCAGAACGACTACAAGGTTGACGTCTATCGCCTGCCCAAAAAGCTCGACGAAGAGGTGGCTCGCCTGCACCTGGAGCAGATTGGCGTCAAGCTGACCACGCTCACCAAAGAGCAGGCCGACTACATCAGCGTCCCGGTCGAAGGTCCCTACAAGCCGGAACACTACCGTTACTGA
- a CDS encoding cyclodeaminase/cyclohydrolase family protein, which produces MKSDGTLGWSAISTYLDSLASADPTPGGGAAAAVTAAQGVALLSMVCNLTIGKKKFADVADEVHSILEKCETARRQMLNLGDRDMEVFGTIMEVYKMPKSTPEEAEARRAAIQLALKASSEAPFELFKRCLAMLPLADRLEQIGNPSVLSDVIVGRYLLVAGLMSAMANVEVNLASIDDAEFCKAKREVMLPAIGNLGMSWRGLAGV; this is translated from the coding sequence ATGAAGTCTGACGGCACGCTCGGCTGGAGCGCAATCTCCACCTATCTCGACAGTCTCGCCAGTGCTGACCCCACTCCCGGTGGCGGCGCTGCGGCGGCAGTCACGGCAGCGCAGGGCGTCGCCTTGCTTTCGATGGTCTGCAACCTGACCATTGGCAAGAAGAAGTTTGCCGACGTGGCGGATGAAGTCCACTCGATTCTCGAAAAGTGCGAAACCGCTCGCCGCCAGATGCTTAACCTCGGCGACCGCGACATGGAGGTGTTCGGCACCATCATGGAGGTTTATAAGATGCCGAAATCGACGCCGGAGGAGGCTGAAGCCCGCCGTGCGGCGATCCAGCTTGCGCTCAAGGCAAGCTCGGAGGCACCGTTCGAACTCTTCAAGCGCTGCCTCGCCATGCTGCCCCTTGCTGACCGCCTTGAACAGATCGGTAATCCCTCCGTTCTGAGCGATGTTATTGTTGGCCGCTACCTGCTGGTCGCCGGGTTGATGAGCGCAATGGCGAACGTCGAGGTCAACCTCGCCAGCATCGACGATGCCGAATTCTGCAAAGCGAAGCGCGAAGTGATGCTCCCGGCCATCGGAAACCTCGGAATGAGCTGGCGGGGGCTGGCTGGCGTTTAA
- a CDS encoding bifunctional methylenetetrahydrofolate dehydrogenase/methenyltetrahydrofolate cyclohydrolase, with protein MKVLEPNPVAASFRDAVRRQISEEQLTINIVGILASDDPASITYADYTRVGCEDVGIHFDLRKCEPESVRAVLEEANRNSAVHGIFVYYPIWGDERDAELRDLISPHKDVEGLSPHWIEKLYANERFDDVGGKFKAILPCTPLAIIKLLEATDAYQPYGLPFAGQQITIFNRSEVVGRPLAYMLSNDGARVYSFDINGGFVVDVNSSDHESRPVTREEALSQSDIVITGVPSQHFEKVRAEELKPGVICLNFSYIQNFEQEAKEAASLYIPRVGPMTVAMCMRNALQLYRNYHHEV; from the coding sequence ATGAAAGTGCTTGAACCGAACCCTGTCGCCGCCTCGTTTCGTGACGCCGTTCGCCGGCAGATCAGCGAGGAGCAGCTCACGATCAACATTGTTGGTATTCTCGCCTCCGACGATCCCGCCTCGATCACTTACGCTGACTATACCCGCGTCGGATGCGAAGATGTAGGTATTCATTTCGACCTCAGGAAGTGCGAGCCGGAATCGGTGAGAGCCGTTCTTGAAGAGGCTAACCGGAATAGCGCTGTCCACGGCATTTTCGTTTACTACCCGATCTGGGGCGACGAGCGCGATGCGGAGCTGAGGGATCTGATTTCGCCACACAAGGATGTCGAGGGGCTGTCGCCGCACTGGATCGAAAAGCTTTACGCCAACGAGCGTTTCGACGATGTGGGTGGCAAGTTCAAGGCGATTCTGCCCTGCACGCCGCTGGCAATCATCAAGCTGCTTGAAGCGACCGATGCGTATCAACCCTACGGTTTGCCTTTCGCTGGTCAGCAGATCACCATTTTCAACCGCTCGGAGGTGGTCGGAAGGCCGCTCGCCTATATGCTTTCGAATGATGGCGCGCGCGTTTACTCCTTCGATATCAACGGCGGCTTTGTCGTCGATGTCAACAGCTCCGATCACGAATCGCGCCCCGTCACGCGCGAAGAGGCGCTCAGCCAGTCGGACATCGTTATCACCGGCGTGCCGTCGCAGCACTTCGAGAAGGTTCGTGCAGAGGAGCTGAAGCCGGGCGTGATCTGCCTGAACTTCTCCTACATTCAGAACTTCGAGCAGGAGGCCAAAGAGGCCGCCTCGCTCTACATTCCGAGGGTCGGCCCCATGACGGTGGCCATGTGTATGCGCAACGCCCTGCAACTTTATCGAAACTACCACCATGAAGTCTGA
- a CDS encoding phosphoribosylanthranilate isomerase: protein MTKIKICGITRPEDALEASLWGADALGFNFSRSSPRRIDADAARAIVARLPPLVSAVGVFVEQSPEEVADLCRFCNLQAAQLHSDEYDADKTLRIEGVRVIRVFRPSPGFEVSQVREFADATGCRSFLFDAYSPVMAGGTGESIKAQTAVSLFEETRDFSWALLAGGLKPGNVGDAVMLVRPWGVDTASGVESAPGIKDALKIKQFVEAVRKADRSLTNCC from the coding sequence ATGACGAAAATCAAGATCTGCGGCATCACCCGCCCCGAAGACGCCCTCGAAGCCTCGCTCTGGGGCGCGGACGCGCTCGGCTTCAACTTCAGCCGGAGCAGCCCGCGCCGCATCGATGCCGACGCCGCCCGCGCCATCGTCGCCCGGCTGCCGCCGCTCGTCAGCGCCGTGGGGGTCTTCGTCGAGCAGTCGCCCGAAGAGGTCGCCGATCTCTGCCGCTTCTGCAACCTTCAGGCGGCGCAGCTCCATTCGGACGAGTACGACGCTGATAAGACGTTGCGGATCGAAGGCGTGCGGGTGATCCGGGTCTTCCGGCCAAGTCCGGGGTTCGAGGTTTCGCAGGTGCGGGAGTTCGCCGATGCAACAGGATGCCGGAGCTTTCTGTTCGACGCCTACAGCCCGGTAATGGCCGGAGGAACCGGTGAGAGCATCAAGGCACAGACTGCCGTGTCACTGTTTGAAGAAACTCGTGATTTCAGCTGGGCGCTGCTTGCGGGCGGATTGAAGCCGGGGAACGTCGGCGACGCCGTGATGCTGGTAAGGCCTTGGGGCGTCGATACGGCCAGCGGCGTCGAGTCGGCGCCCGGCATCAAGGATGCACTGAAGATCAAGCAGTTCGTCGAAGCGGTGCGCAAGGCCGACCGCTCGCTCACGAATTGCTGCTGA
- a CDS encoding alpha/beta fold hydrolase, with the protein MDNVPEPSSEKFRAYRQKLLDQLETSSQGERHRAQYELELMRNSHFVKAGGLLHHYHDSGPENPRGTVLLIHGWDCWWMWWHRIIRELNAAGYRTVAYDMKGHGWSENDPENRYQIADFVRDLDGLIRAIGLKDLHIAAFSFGPFVALDYVNKYPNSVRSMVFFNFGYLPNSEFISKAAPATITFIFNIMMRKLTWWLPAYIFARLVLSRNSVMMHDIKVGFESLGFCASEAIEQTTRQITDMHTTTMLPDMVRSVSLPIHFVAGDGDVIMTPENTRKLQEMAVSGTFECVPDCGHLITLELPQTAAEIVLQHISSNS; encoded by the coding sequence ATGGATAACGTACCGGAACCATCGTCTGAAAAATTCAGAGCTTATCGCCAGAAGCTTCTCGATCAGCTCGAAACTTCGAGCCAGGGCGAACGGCACCGGGCTCAATACGAGCTGGAGCTGATGCGCAACAGCCATTTCGTCAAAGCGGGCGGCCTGCTGCATCACTATCACGATTCGGGGCCGGAAAATCCGCGCGGTACCGTGCTGCTCATCCACGGCTGGGATTGCTGGTGGATGTGGTGGCATCGCATCATTCGGGAGCTGAACGCGGCGGGATACAGGACGGTCGCCTACGACATGAAGGGGCACGGGTGGTCGGAAAACGATCCGGAGAACCGTTATCAGATCGCTGATTTTGTGCGTGACCTCGACGGGCTGATCCGGGCGATCGGGTTGAAAGATTTGCATATCGCGGCATTTTCGTTCGGACCGTTCGTGGCGCTCGACTATGTCAACAAGTACCCGAACAGCGTCCGGTCAATGGTGTTTTTCAACTTCGGTTATCTTCCGAACAGCGAATTCATTTCGAAAGCCGCGCCTGCCACGATCACTTTCATCTTCAACATCATGATGCGGAAGCTCACCTGGTGGCTTCCCGCCTACATCTTCGCCCGCCTCGTGCTTTCGCGGAATTCGGTCATGATGCACGACATCAAGGTCGGCTTCGAGAGCCTCGGATTCTGTGCATCAGAGGCCATCGAGCAGACTACCAGGCAGATTACCGATATGCACACGACGACAATGCTTCCCGATATGGTTCGTTCAGTCAGCTTGCCGATCCATTTTGTGGCGGGTGACGGCGATGTCATCATGACACCCGAAAATACCCGGAAACTTCAGGAAATGGCCGTTTCAGGGACTTTTGAATGTGTGCCTGATTGCGGCCATCTCATCACGCTGGAGCTTCCACAAACTGCTGCGGAGATTGTGCTTCAGCACATCAGCAGCAATTCGTGA